The Moraxella haemolytica genome window below encodes:
- the sthA gene encoding Si-specific NAD(P)(+) transhydrogenase — translation MYEQTDVDLIHQTLISPLDGQRIELHQEKSIKEHKKHNYEYDAIVLGAGPAGEAAAMKLAKSGLKVAVIDPREQVGGNCAHVGTIPSKALRQSVFNIISMRRDPIFSSFTDNFQVPLNKVLSKARRVILSQVNTHRLFYERNRIEIIQGWGSFLDPYTLQVEDAEDGAKKMLTFNQAVIAVGSRPYRPDFLDFDHPRVFDSDKILQMDYVARKIIIYGAGVIGCEYASIFTGLGYVVDLINNKDQLLSYLDNEISDALSHDFRQFGVRIRNNEEIDRLETHDDCVVLHLKSGKKIKSDAILWCNGRSGNTDSLNLEAVGLTANNRGQLEVDKTYRTSVPHIYAVGDVIGWPSLASAAYDQGRNAAGFMVGDKYAEFIDSVPTGIYTIPEISSIGATEEDLTRDQVPYEVGQAFFKHLARAQIIGERSGVLKILFHRETLEILGIHCYGNHASEIIHIGQAVMKCHHTLEYFLSTTFNYPTMAEAYRVAALNGMNRIF, via the coding sequence ATGTATGAACAAACTGATGTTGATCTCATTCATCAAACACTCATCAGCCCCCTAGACGGACAACGCATCGAACTTCATCAAGAAAAAAGTATTAAAGAGCATAAAAAACACAATTATGAATACGATGCCATCGTACTAGGTGCTGGTCCTGCAGGTGAAGCAGCAGCAATGAAACTTGCCAAATCAGGGCTAAAAGTTGCTGTCATCGACCCTCGTGAACAAGTGGGTGGCAACTGTGCTCATGTTGGCACCATTCCTAGTAAGGCACTGCGTCAATCCGTCTTTAATATCATCTCCATGAGACGAGACCCTATCTTTAGCTCATTTACGGATAACTTTCAAGTCCCATTGAATAAGGTGCTTAGCAAAGCTCGCCGAGTGATTTTAAGTCAAGTGAATACTCATCGCCTATTTTATGAACGCAATCGCATTGAAATTATTCAAGGTTGGGGCAGTTTTCTAGACCCATACACTCTGCAGGTTGAAGACGCTGAAGATGGTGCGAAAAAAATGCTAACCTTCAATCAGGCGGTAATTGCGGTCGGATCTCGTCCTTATCGTCCTGACTTTTTAGACTTTGACCACCCACGCGTCTTTGATTCTGATAAGATTTTGCAAATGGATTATGTTGCCCGCAAAATCATCATTTACGGTGCAGGTGTCATCGGTTGTGAGTATGCTTCCATCTTTACAGGTCTTGGCTATGTGGTTGACCTCATCAACAATAAAGATCAATTACTAAGCTATCTTGACAACGAAATCTCCGACGCCCTCTCTCATGACTTTCGTCAATTTGGTGTACGCATTCGTAATAATGAAGAAATTGATCGCCTAGAAACACATGACGATTGCGTTGTTCTACACCTAAAAAGTGGCAAAAAAATTAAGTCGGACGCCATTTTATGGTGCAACGGTCGCTCAGGCAACACCGATAGCCTAAACCTAGAAGCTGTAGGACTGACCGCCAATAACCGAGGTCAGCTAGAAGTTGATAAAACTTATCGTACCAGTGTACCGCACATCTATGCGGTAGGTGATGTCATCGGTTGGCCATCTTTAGCCTCTGCCGCCTACGACCAAGGGCGTAATGCTGCAGGTTTTATGGTGGGCGATAAATATGCCGAGTTCATCGATAGCGTACCGACAGGTATTTATACCATTCCTGAGATTTCAAGTATTGGAGCAACCGAAGAAGACCTTACCCGAGATCAAGTACCGTACGAAGTCGGACAAGCATTCTTTAAGCATTTGGCTAGAGCTCAAATCATCGGTGAACGCTCAGGCGTGTTAAAAATTCTATTCCATCGTGAAACCTTGGAAATTCTCGGCATTCATTGCTATGGCAACCACGCCTCTGAGATTATCCACATCGGTCAGGCGGTGATGAAGTGCCATCACACTTTGGAATACTTCCTTAGTACCACCTTCAACTACCCAACAATGGCAGAAGCCTACCGTGTGGCAGCATTAAATGGCATGAATCGCATTTTTTAA
- the cysG gene encoding siroheme synthase CysG, whose amino-acid sequence MNTLPLFFNLTHQSVLIIGGGDVAKRKADLLHKAGASLVVLAKHFDESFLAFLKMHQHTIIHKSYESADLHTLPRPAVIICATDDDRLNHTVYHDAKSLGIAINVVDCPALCDFIFPAIVDRSPIVVGVSSNGKAPVLARLIRVKIESQLPSNIGKLAKLAGEFRQIVKEKLPTITERRYFWEGVFDRALSDKQVGVLSDELDDFMNHQQKSGEVYIVGAGAGDPDLLTFKALRLMQQADVVLYDALVSDEILDLCRRDSDKIFVGKKRQNHAKAQDEINELLVYYAKKGKRVLRLKGGDPFVFGRGGEEVQACQTAGIPYQVVSGITAALAASSYAGIPLTHRGVATSVRFLTGCYQTNEHFGGLKSLYQDDETLVFYMGLHALEKVVGGLRASGVSSDMSIAIISNASLPTQQVLIGTLDDIIQKNAQAKMAAPAIIIVGRVVELYQPK is encoded by the coding sequence ATGAATACTTTGCCTTTATTTTTTAATTTAACCCATCAAAGTGTGCTGATTATTGGTGGTGGCGATGTTGCCAAGCGTAAGGCGGACTTGTTGCATAAGGCGGGGGCAAGTTTGGTTGTGTTGGCAAAGCACTTTGATGAATCGTTCTTGGCTTTTTTAAAGATGCATCAGCATACCATCATTCACAAAAGCTATGAAAGTGCAGATTTGCACACCTTGCCAAGACCTGCTGTTATCATCTGTGCCACTGACGATGACAGGCTTAACCATACGGTATATCATGATGCCAAAAGTCTGGGTATTGCCATCAATGTGGTGGACTGCCCAGCTTTATGTGATTTTATTTTTCCTGCCATTGTGGATAGAAGCCCAATTGTCGTTGGTGTCTCTAGCAATGGCAAAGCTCCTGTGTTGGCACGGCTGATTCGAGTTAAGATTGAAAGTCAGTTGCCATCAAACATTGGTAAATTGGCTAAGCTAGCAGGCGAGTTTCGCCAAATCGTCAAAGAAAAACTACCTACCATTACTGAGCGTCGGTATTTTTGGGAAGGAGTGTTTGACCGTGCTTTGTCGGATAAGCAGGTGGGGGTGTTGTCTGATGAACTTGATGATTTTATGAATCATCAACAAAAATCAGGTGAGGTATATATCGTGGGTGCAGGGGCTGGAGATCCAGATTTATTGACCTTTAAAGCACTCCGCCTAATGCAACAAGCAGATGTGGTGCTGTACGATGCACTGGTGTCTGATGAAATTTTGGATTTATGCCGAAGAGATAGCGACAAGATTTTTGTTGGTAAAAAACGCCAAAACCATGCTAAAGCACAAGATGAAATTAATGAGCTGCTTGTATATTATGCCAAAAAAGGTAAGCGAGTGTTACGCCTAAAAGGTGGCGATCCCTTTGTTTTTGGTCGTGGGGGCGAGGAGGTTCAGGCTTGCCAGACAGCGGGCATCCCTTATCAAGTGGTGAGTGGGATTACGGCAGCATTGGCTGCTAGTAGTTATGCCGGCATTCCTTTGACGCATCGTGGCGTGGCGACTTCGGTACGCTTTTTGACAGGATGTTATCAAACCAATGAGCATTTTGGTGGCTTAAAGAGCTTGTATCAAGATGATGAAACGCTAGTATTTTATATGGGGCTTCATGCACTTGAGAAGGTGGTAGGTGGGTTAAGAGCATCAGGCGTATCTTCTGATATGTCAATAGCAATCATCTCAAATGCCAGTTTGCCCACTCAGCAGGTGCTTATTGGCACGCTTGATGATATTATTCAAAAAAATGCACAAGCCAAGATGGCTGCACCTGCCATTATCATCGTAGGGCGTGTGGTGGAGCTGTATCAGCCTAAATAA
- a CDS encoding nitrite/sulfite reductase, with protein MYQYSYTDQKIVDERVEQFRDQTQRFLAGELPEEQFLPLRLQNGLYIQRHAPMLRIAIPYGLMASHQLRVLAEIARDYDKGYAHFTTRTNLQLNWVKLEEVPDILAKLASHQMHAIQTSGNCIRNTTTDPYAGIHSEEVVDPRPYCEIIRQWSTFHPEFAYLPRKFKIAVIGTKADRAATQVHDIGLHVIKKDGQIGFEVIVGGGLGRTPIIGKMINEFLPREHLLSYLDAILRVYNLEGRRDNKYKARIKILVESLGKEVFAQKVMEEWQHLKDGDLTLTDAHFAKAESYFTTPNYERIDSLLAQDQLQTYLANDEFSRWYEHNTVAHKVAGYRAVVISLKAGIVNGKYIPSGDMTDGQMFALADLADKYSLGEIRATHHQNLVLGDVKMTDLYALWQKLSALNLARANIGTLTDMTVCPGFDYCALANATTHNIAASIEEKFQDLDYLYDLGDIRLNMSGCMNACAHHHVGDIGILGVDKKGEHWYQISLGGSSGENARLGQILGRAVAADEVADTIDTIAKVYQKERVVTGEYVESFAQVVERVGVAPFKAAVYS; from the coding sequence ATGTATCAATATTCTTATACTGACCAAAAAATCGTTGATGAGCGAGTTGAGCAGTTTCGTGATCAAACCCAGCGTTTTTTGGCAGGTGAGTTGCCAGAGGAACAGTTTTTACCACTTCGTCTGCAAAATGGACTGTATATTCAGCGTCATGCACCAATGTTGCGTATCGCCATTCCTTATGGCTTGATGGCAAGTCATCAGTTGCGTGTTTTGGCTGAGATTGCTCGTGATTATGATAAGGGCTATGCACATTTTACCACTCGCACCAACTTGCAATTAAATTGGGTGAAGCTGGAGGAAGTGCCAGATATTTTGGCAAAACTGGCAAGTCATCAGATGCACGCGATTCAGACATCAGGGAACTGTATTCGTAATACCACCACCGACCCTTATGCAGGTATTCATAGCGAGGAAGTGGTGGACCCCCGTCCTTACTGTGAAATCATTCGTCAGTGGAGTACTTTTCATCCAGAGTTTGCTTATTTGCCACGTAAATTTAAGATTGCAGTGATTGGCACTAAAGCGGACCGTGCCGCCACTCAAGTACACGATATTGGTCTGCATGTGATCAAAAAAGATGGTCAAATAGGTTTTGAGGTCATCGTAGGCGGCGGTCTGGGTCGTACCCCTATTATCGGCAAGATGATTAATGAATTTTTGCCACGAGAGCATCTGTTAAGTTATCTTGATGCGATTTTAAGGGTGTATAATCTAGAGGGTCGTCGTGATAATAAATACAAAGCTCGTATTAAAATCTTGGTAGAGAGTTTGGGTAAAGAGGTGTTTGCCCAAAAAGTTATGGAAGAATGGCAACACCTAAAAGATGGTGATTTGACCCTGACCGATGCACATTTTGCGAAGGCAGAAAGTTATTTTACCACGCCTAATTATGAACGCATTGATTCTCTTTTGGCTCAAGATCAACTGCAAACATACTTAGCTAATGATGAGTTTAGCAGATGGTATGAGCATAATACCGTTGCCCATAAGGTCGCAGGCTATCGTGCGGTGGTTATTTCATTAAAAGCGGGTATTGTCAATGGCAAATATATCCCATCGGGTGATATGACAGATGGTCAAATGTTTGCTTTAGCGGACTTGGCGGATAAATACAGTTTGGGTGAAATTCGTGCAACTCATCATCAAAACTTGGTACTGGGTGATGTTAAGATGACTGATTTATATGCTTTATGGCAAAAACTATCAGCACTTAATTTGGCTCGTGCTAATATCGGTACGCTAACAGACATGACAGTATGTCCTGGTTTTGACTATTGTGCGTTGGCAAATGCTACCACGCATAATATTGCTGCTAGCATTGAAGAAAAATTCCAAGACTTAGATTACTTATACGATTTGGGCGATATTCGTTTGAATATGTCAGGTTGTATGAATGCCTGTGCTCATCATCATGTGGGAGATATTGGTATCTTGGGTGTGGATAAAAAGGGCGAACACTGGTATCAAATCAGTTTGGGTGGTAGTTCTGGCGAAAATGCTCGTTTGGGTCAGATTCTAGGTCGTGCTGTGGCGGCTGACGAGGTGGCAGATACCATTGATACTATTGCTAAAGTTTATCAAAAGGAAAGGGTGGTTACAGGTGAGTATGTTGAGAGCTTTGCTCAGGTGGTTGAGCGTGTCGGTGTTGCACCATTTAAAGCGGCGGTTTACTCATAA
- a CDS encoding aminotransferase class I/II-fold pyridoxal phosphate-dependent enzyme: MTNPNLIENHQKMQGERLKRLRKQMGLSAQQLAHRLSESGTPVSRGAIANWECGKNGIASSKLASLASILNTTESFLLTGRTQMDEDAQSDDDQIHHQHFSSQVMTMNTANTPLKKSAKLANVCYDIRGELLQTANRMEAEGHRIIKLNIGNPEPFGLLPPDEIVQDVAMNLHNASGYSDSKGIFAARKAILQYYQGKGLLSATDVNDVFIGNGVSELIVMVMQALLDDGDEVLIPMPDYPLWTAAANLAGGKAVHYRCVEENNWQPDLADIENKITPKTKGIVVINPNNPTGALYSDEILQAIADLAVKYGLVLMADEIYDRILYDDAVHTPICTITDKALVLTFNGLSKSHRIAGYRSGWVMISGKKDHADDFIEGLAMLASMRLCANVPAQYAIQTAMGGYQSMQALTAPSGRLYKQRQLAVDRLNAIKGISCTMPQGAFYCFAKIDRKVYPIDNDMKFMMDLLIQEKVLMVQGTGFNWDKPDHFRVVFLPNLIDLEDAMDRLDRFFANKRKEFGTE; this comes from the coding sequence ATGACAAACCCAAATCTTATTGAAAATCATCAAAAAATGCAAGGCGAAAGATTAAAGCGACTTCGTAAGCAGATGGGTTTATCTGCCCAACAGCTCGCCCACAGACTAAGCGAGAGCGGTACGCCGGTTAGTCGTGGGGCAATTGCTAATTGGGAGTGTGGCAAAAACGGTATTGCCAGTAGCAAACTTGCTTCTTTAGCCAGTATCTTAAATACCACAGAAAGCTTTTTATTGACAGGTCGCACGCAGATGGATGAAGACGCCCAATCTGACGACGATCAAATCCATCATCAACACTTTTCATCACAGGTGATGACCATGAATACAGCAAACACGCCTTTAAAAAAATCTGCTAAACTTGCCAATGTGTGCTACGACATTCGTGGCGAGCTACTACAAACAGCCAACCGCATGGAGGCGGAAGGGCATCGCATCATTAAACTAAACATTGGCAATCCTGAACCTTTTGGTTTGTTGCCACCTGACGAGATTGTACAAGATGTGGCGATGAATCTTCACAATGCGTCTGGTTATTCAGATTCTAAGGGGATTTTTGCGGCACGCAAGGCGATTTTGCAGTACTATCAAGGTAAGGGGCTGTTATCTGCTACTGATGTCAATGATGTATTCATCGGTAATGGAGTGAGTGAGCTTATTGTGATGGTCATGCAGGCACTCTTAGATGATGGTGATGAAGTGCTGATTCCGATGCCAGATTATCCGTTGTGGACGGCGGCAGCAAATTTGGCAGGTGGCAAGGCGGTGCATTATCGTTGTGTTGAAGAGAATAACTGGCAACCTGATTTGGCAGATATTGAAAATAAAATCACCCCAAAAACCAAAGGCATTGTGGTAATCAATCCTAATAACCCAACAGGGGCGTTGTATTCTGATGAGATTTTGCAAGCAATTGCAGATTTGGCGGTTAAATACGGATTGGTGTTGATGGCAGATGAGATTTATGACCGTATTTTATATGATGATGCGGTGCACACACCGATATGTACCATAACGGATAAGGCGTTGGTGCTGACTTTTAATGGTTTGTCAAAATCACATCGTATCGCAGGTTATCGCTCAGGTTGGGTGATGATTTCAGGTAAAAAAGACCATGCTGACGACTTTATTGAAGGCTTGGCCATGCTTGCTAGTATGCGACTGTGTGCCAATGTGCCTGCACAGTATGCCATACAGACAGCAATGGGTGGCTATCAGTCTATGCAGGCTTTAACTGCACCATCTGGCAGATTATATAAGCAAAGGCAGTTGGCGGTTGATAGACTAAATGCCATCAAAGGCATCAGTTGCACCATGCCACAAGGGGCGTTTTACTGCTTTGCTAAGATTGACCGCAAGGTATATCCGATTGATAATGACATGAAGTTCATGATGGACTTGTTAATTCAAGAAAAAGTACTGATGGTACAAGGCACAGGCTTTAATTGGGATAAGCCAGATCATTTTCGTGTGGTTTTTTTGCCAAATCTGATTGACTTAGAAGATGCGATGGATAGGCTTGATAGATTTTTTGCCAACAAGCGTAAAGAGTTTGGTACAGAATGA
- a CDS encoding mechanosensitive ion channel family protein, with protein MTDSIDRNASSELVSQTAEEIKNVAETTKEVTTATVKGLENSTNHALEFLGMPIDVNTLIKNSIDLGINLVLALLIFFIGKWVGKRILAVINRMLSRTHLDQTVLNFLNNLLYGVMIVAIMLAALNKLGINTNSFVAVLGAAAVAIGMSLKDQLSNLAAGVMIVIFRPFGRGDVVEVGGKLGTVIDITLVNTRIRTASNHEIIIPNGDIMTTSSTNFSSLPNRRIEVLVGIGYQSNIKKAKELMLLTASKHDLVLDNPEPLVRVTALSESSVDLTLYAWTENGDWFGVQCDLLEEIKYAFDEAGVDIPFPNRTLHIEGLQDLSELIKQQGITDANNDKTP; from the coding sequence ATGACAGATTCTATTGATCGCAACGCTTCTTCTGAGTTAGTTTCACAGACTGCCGAAGAAATTAAAAATGTTGCTGAGACAACCAAAGAGGTAACAACAGCCACCGTTAAAGGGTTGGAAAATAGCACCAATCATGCACTAGAATTTCTAGGTATGCCAATTGATGTCAATACTTTAATAAAAAATAGCATTGATTTGGGCATCAATCTTGTTTTGGCATTATTGATATTCTTTATTGGTAAATGGGTTGGTAAGCGTATCTTGGCGGTGATTAACCGTATGTTAAGCAGGACGCATCTTGACCAAACGGTACTGAATTTTTTAAATAATTTGCTATATGGCGTGATGATTGTAGCCATCATGTTGGCTGCACTAAATAAATTGGGTATCAATACCAACTCATTCGTGGCAGTGCTTGGTGCAGCGGCGGTTGCGATTGGTATGTCCTTAAAGGATCAACTGTCCAACCTAGCAGCCGGTGTGATGATTGTGATTTTTCGTCCTTTTGGGCGTGGCGATGTTGTTGAGGTGGGAGGTAAGTTGGGTACGGTGATTGATATTACCCTAGTTAATACCAGAATCCGAACAGCCAGCAACCATGAGATTATTATCCCAAATGGCGACATCATGACGACTTCTAGTACCAATTTTTCATCATTGCCCAATCGCCGTATTGAGGTATTGGTTGGTATTGGTTATCAAAGCAATATTAAAAAAGCCAAAGAGCTTATGCTACTGACGGCATCAAAGCATGATTTGGTGCTAGATAATCCAGAACCGTTGGTGCGTGTTACTGCACTTTCTGAAAGTTCGGTGGATTTGACTTTGTATGCATGGACGGAAAATGGCGATTGGTTTGGTGTGCAGTGCGATCTATTGGAGGAAATTAAATATGCCTTTGATGAAGCGGGTGTAGATATTCCATTCCCGAATCGTACATTGCATATTGAAGGATTGCAGGACTTGTCAGAGCTGATTAAACAGCAAGGAATTACTGATGCCAACAATGACAAAACGCCATAA
- a CDS encoding DUF934 domain-containing protein — translation MSMQIISLDSKANIHESVGEFFLISSADEAPAYAGFDIGIIKERAYGDSTLLSTPNDFHETRGLLLTADNAIDEVKEVLEEALVNLFVVYVSDFKDGRVFSLVRQLRQLSEQAEIVIAGEFGLDQAAYFYKSGANAFAVASERISTLKNTLNDLKTAHDGISAGALPMFR, via the coding sequence ATGAGCATGCAAATCATTAGTCTAGACAGTAAAGCAAATATTCATGAAAGTGTGGGCGAATTTTTTTTAATTTCATCTGCTGATGAAGCCCCTGCTTATGCCGGTTTTGATATTGGTATCATCAAGGAGAGAGCTTATGGTGATAGTACGCTACTAAGCACGCCAAACGATTTTCATGAGACTCGTGGACTGCTATTGACAGCGGACAATGCCATTGATGAGGTGAAAGAAGTGCTAGAAGAGGCACTGGTGAATTTATTTGTTGTGTACGTCTCTGATTTTAAAGATGGGCGTGTATTTAGTCTGGTGCGTCAATTAAGACAGTTAAGCGAACAGGCAGAAATCGTCATTGCAGGCGAATTTGGTCTTGATCAGGCGGCGTATTTTTATAAGTCGGGTGCTAATGCCTTTGCGGTGGCATCAGAGCGTATCAGCACCCTAAAAAATACCCTAAATGACCTAAAAACTGCACATGACGGCATATCTGCTGGTGCTTTGCCGATGTTTCGCTAA
- the msrB gene encoding peptide-methionine (R)-S-oxide reductase MsrB: MTEQLTQDDIRQMSESDWQERLSPQAYYVLRQKGTERAFTGIYTDLEDKGVYHCQGCHAKLFSSEHKFHSGCGWPSFDRSISSNALDETLDLSHGMRRIEITCHHCGGHLGHVFPDGPQDTTGLRYCINSAALSFEKAE; the protein is encoded by the coding sequence ATGACGGAACAACTAACCCAAGATGACATTCGTCAAATGAGCGAATCAGACTGGCAAGAACGCCTAAGTCCGCAAGCGTACTATGTTTTAAGACAAAAAGGTACTGAGCGTGCATTCACAGGCATTTATACTGATTTAGAAGATAAAGGCGTTTATCATTGTCAAGGCTGTCATGCCAAGCTATTTAGCAGTGAGCATAAATTTCATTCAGGTTGCGGCTGGCCAAGTTTTGACAGAAGCATTAGTAGTAATGCCTTAGATGAAACACTTGATTTGTCGCATGGCATGAGACGCATTGAGATTACCTGTCATCATTGTGGTGGTCATTTAGGGCATGTATTCCCAGACGGTCCTCAGGACACAACAGGTCTAAGATATTGCATCAATTCAGCAGCCTTAAGCTTTGAAAAAGCTGAATAA
- a CDS encoding pyruvate, water dikinase regulatory protein — protein MYIHTPTPSQLDHQTKETKDYTPLRSAFFISDGTAITAETLGRSLLSQFGNVKFDIKIIPYVNSTELAHDAVKRINESHRLSGLKPLVFDTIVSDDIRSVINGADATNLDIYEGLITRIANEIGENPDPHAGIAHGQVDSEDYKARIDAVHFALDNDDGARTTHYDGADIILVGLSRSGKTPTSLYLALQFGIRAANYPLTEDDLDSSNLPKVLQPYRHKLFGLTIDTERLVRIRQERKAGSRYASLAQCQEEQRAIQAIYTAQKIPNLNVSEMSVEEIATRILQVSGLARRIG, from the coding sequence ATGTACATTCACACCCCCACACCTAGCCAGTTAGACCATCAGACCAAAGAAACCAAGGATTATACACCACTTCGCAGTGCATTTTTTATCTCTGATGGCACCGCCATTACCGCCGAAACACTTGGGCGTTCTTTATTAAGCCAGTTTGGCAATGTCAAATTTGACATCAAAATCATTCCTTATGTTAATAGCACCGAACTTGCACACGATGCGGTCAAACGCATCAATGAATCGCACCGCCTATCAGGACTAAAACCACTGGTCTTTGACACCATCGTCAGCGATGATATTCGTAGCGTCATCAATGGGGCAGACGCCACAAACCTTGATATCTATGAAGGACTGATTACTCGTATTGCCAATGAGATTGGCGAAAATCCTGACCCACACGCAGGCATTGCACATGGACAGGTAGACAGTGAGGATTATAAAGCTCGTATTGATGCGGTACATTTCGCCCTAGATAATGATGATGGAGCAAGAACCACTCACTACGATGGAGCAGACATTATCTTGGTGGGGCTGTCTCGTTCTGGTAAGACACCAACTAGCCTATATCTCGCCTTACAATTTGGCATTCGTGCCGCTAATTACCCTTTAACCGAAGATGATTTGGACAGTAGCAATCTACCCAAAGTTTTACAGCCATATCGCCATAAGCTCTTTGGACTTACCATCGATACTGAAAGACTCGTGCGTATCCGCCAAGAAAGAAAGGCAGGCTCTCGCTATGCGTCACTTGCTCAATGCCAAGAAGAACAACGAGCCATTCAAGCCATCTACACCGCCCAAAAAATCCCCAATCTTAATGTCTCTGAAATGAGCGTTGAAGAGATTGCCACAAGGATTTTACAGGTATCAGGTCTGGCAAGACGCATTGGCTAA